A window from Calliopsis andreniformis isolate RMS-2024a chromosome 5, iyCalAndr_principal, whole genome shotgun sequence encodes these proteins:
- the Arms gene encoding ankyrin repeat-rich membrane spanning isoform X2: MTLHRTDSMVSLCYRNLASYITDDNLAGLQNFFENKRVQVDDRDENGSTALILAATKGKIHFVRELINHGADVNAEDGDSWTALLCAAKEGYTDVCLELLEHGAELEHRDMGGWTALMWATYKGRSSTVTMLLARGADVNAHGNFHISSLLWAAGRGYPDIVKDLIAHGAKVNVGDKYGTTALVWASRKGNVEIVDTLLKAGANVDTAGMYSWTALLVATLGNHVDVVLHLLEHKPNVNALDKDGCTALAIACREGHHEIANALLNAGAYVNIQDRAGDTNLIHAVKGGHRGVVESLLKKYADVDIAGKDKKTATYIAVEKGNISILKLLLNANPDLEIATKDGDTPLLRAVRSRNAEIVQLLLDKKAKVSATDKKGDTVLHIAMRARSKAIVEILLRNPKNSQLLYRPNRQGETPYNIDINHPKTILGQIFGARRLNTNEDNENMLGYDLYSSALADILSEPSLSTPITVGLYAKWGSGKSFLLNKLREEMKNFARQWIDPVFQFSFLLFVVISHVSLLVGITIGLALQSWIVGLVCGICLIFISYAFLILVWYANKRYDWYWPYNFTVALTTKLNSLKLLLQVIFCHPPGGRVHDGVTVQPIKFYFTDQTRVGTTAAGENAVVQMVGSLYDSIENDFGSLSTRLYRAFRPKPDKSTTTWKWRHLCCLPYIVIFEFCFCSLLVGISVLTVYLIDISNSEPTIEKVTAHIIMITVALILAVSVIANLYTWSRTLKALVFSQRRHLQRSISKLETLKSEGFIQTLKSEVNLMTEMVKCLDSFMAQQSRLVIIVDGLDSCEQDKVLLVLDAIQALFSDNGYPFVVILAIDPHIIAKAVEVNSRRLFTESNIGGHDYLRNMVHLPFYLQNSGLRKVKIAQQTAQHSRKTTWTEAEESVNYTATSTMHHSVSNRRLSSESAIMNSNEKLKPQSRKGSRKLRLSESIASSIGSNLNRLGGAQDLNKMLLTDDYFSDVNPRSMRRLMNVVYVTGRLLKAFQIDFNWYHLASWINITEQWPFRTSWLILHYDMYEDSLDDSMSLKSLYDKIRPQIPVLKEVQPLLEMDRDERKLDIFLTFHRSSLLVSDMKIFLPFTINLDPYIKKKIKEEQQSIEEEVGLGPYKQYSPWTVHDSTHDQWNINKSGLANRGTKFARVPTVQVHPPISSTPSWYVQPSYDWQNPSWTQMPPMEPTVKPLSATTSLPSEILETKLSSLTVNGVCDLIDKIESLNLNLAPQYKNVIKENNINGRVLLHCDLQELKKVLKMAFGDWELFRMVIVSLRELELSSFTTHEEGPRSVRFTVGSEQIQRKDSSSMRGPSHVEKEKGTSRTDGPSRRDQTKQSIMEKQFYSRYARTWL; this comes from the exons GGAGGGTGGACAGCGCTTATGTGGGCGACGTACAAGGGTAGATCGTCGACGGTGACGATGCTGCTAGCACGTGGTGCTGACGTCAATGCACACGGAAATTTTCATATATCCTCGTTATTGTGGGCAGCTGGCAGGGGTTACCCTGACATTGTTAAAGATCTCATTGCTCATGGTGCTAAAGTCAATGTCGGTGATAAG tatGGTACTACAGCGTTGGTATGGGCGTCGCGTAAAGGAAATGTAGAAATTGTAGATACTCTTTTAAAAGCTGGTGCTAATGTTGATACTGCTGGGATG TATTCATGGACTGCTCTTCTTGTGGCTACCCTCGGCAATCATGTAGACGTGGTGCTACACCTTTTGGAACACAAACCAAATGTAAACGCTTTAGACAAGGATGGTTGCACAGCGCTGGCGATAGCTTGTCGGGAAGGACATCATGAAATAGCAAATGCATTATTAAACGCTGGTGCTTACGTGAATATTCAGGACAGAGCTGGGGATACGAACTTGATACATGCGGTAAAAGGCGGGCACAGAGGAGTAGTTGAATCTCTCTTGAAGAAATATGCGGATGTCGACATTGCTGGAAAG GATAAGAAAACCGCGACTTACATAGCAGTAGAAAAGGGCAATATATCGATATTGAAATTGTTACTAAACGCTAACCCAGACTTGGAGATCGCAACGAAAGATGGGGATACACCGTTATTGCGAGCAGTTAGATCTCGGAACGCTGAAATCGTGCAATTATTGCTGGACAAGAAGGCAAAGGTTTCGGCCACGGACAAAAAGGGTGATACAGTACTCCATATAGCTATGCGTGCAAGGTCGAAAGCTATTGTCGAAATATTGTTGAGAAATCCAAAAAATAGCCAATTACTTTATCGACCAAATAGGCAAGGCGAAACCCCATACAATATTGACATTAACCATCCGAAGACCATCCTTGGACAAATATTTGGAGCAC gACGCCTTAATACTAATGAAGATAATGAAAACATGCTCGGTTACGATTTGTATAGTAGTGCATTGGCAGACATACTCAGTGAACCCTCCCTTTCAACACCAATAACAGTTGGTCTTTATGCAAAATGGGGTTCTGGAAAgtcttttttattaaataaattgagag AGGAAATGAAAAACTTTGCACGCCAGTGGATAGATCCTGTATTCCAGTTCTCTTTCTTACTTTTTGTAGTGATATCTCACGTATCTTTATTAGTGGGTATCACCATAGGTCTTGCCCTACAATCATGGATCGTTGGTCTTGTCTGTGGTATATGTCtcatatttatttcatatgCGTTTTTGATACTAGTCTGGTATGCTAATAAAAG GTACGACTGGTATTGGCCATACAATTTTACAGTAGCTCTAACTACAAAGTTAAATTCGTTGAAACTGCTATTACAAGTGATTTTCTGTCATCCTCCTGGTGGTCGAGTTCACGACGGTGTAACTGTTCAgccaataaaattttatttcactGATCAGACTCGAGTCGGTACAACAGCCGCTGGAGAAAATGCTGTAGTACAAATGGTGGGATCTCTTTATGACTCCATCGAAAATGACTTCGGGTCTTTGTCCACAAGATTGTATAGAGCATTCAGACCAAAACCTGATAAATCAACTACGACTTGGAAGTGGAGACACCTTTGTTGCCTACCGTATATAGTCATATTCGAGTTTTGCTTTTGCAGTTTGCTGGTCGGTATTTCCGTGCTAACTGTCTACCTCATCGATATTTCTAACAGCGA ACCAACTATAGAGAAGGTTACAGCGcatattattatgataactgtTGCTTTAATATTAGCTGTCAGCGTAATAGCAAATTTGTATACGTGGAGTCGAACATTGAAGGCGCTAGTTTTCTCCCAAAGGCGACACCTTCAACGCAGTATTTCCAAGTTAGAAACATTAAAGAGTGAAGGCTTTATACAAACGTTAAAAAGCGAAGTCAATTTAATGACGGAAATG GTGAAGTGTTTGGATAGTTTCATGGCTCAACAAAGTAGATTAGTGATAATCGTAGATGGTTTGGACAGTTGTGAACAAGATAAAGTGCTACTAGTTTTGGATGCTATACAGGCGCTATTTAGTGATAATGGTTATCCATTCGTTGTTATATTAGCAATTGATCCACATATTATTGCTAAG GCAGTAGAAGTCAATAGTAGAAGATTATTTACAGAATCCAATATTGGAGGGCATGATTATTTACGCAACATGGTGCACCTCCcattttatttacaaaataGTGGTTTACGAAAGGTAAAAATTGCTCAACAGACTGCGCAACATAGTAGAAAAACCACGTGGACTGAGGCTGAAGAGAGTGTTAATTATACCGCTACGAGTACAATGCATCATTCTGTATCGAATCGAAGACTTAGCTCAGAGTCTGCGATAATGAACAGTAACGAAAAGTTGAAGCCACAAAGTAGGAAAGGCAGTAGAAAATTACGACTGAGTGAATCGATTGCCAGTAGCATTGGTAGTAATTTAAATCGCCTGGGTGGAGCACAAGATCTTAATAAGATGCTTCTCACCGATGATTACTTTAGCGATGTGAATCCCCGTAGCATGAGAAGACTAATGAATGTCGTTTACGTTACTG GGAGATTATTAAAAGCATTCCAAATAGATTTCAACTGGTATCACTTAGCCAGTTGGATTAACATCACCGAACAATGGCCATTTAGAACGTCTTGGTTGATCTTACACTACGATATGTACGAGGATAGTTTAGACGATTCCATGTCGTTGAAAAGCCTTTACGATAA GATACGTCCTCAGATACCAGTACTCAAAGAAGTTCAGCCTCTGTTAGAAATGGATAGAGATGAACGTAAGCTGGATATTTTTCTAACTTTCCATCGCTCCAGTTTACTTGTTAGCGACATGAAGATATTTTTACCATTCACGATCAACCTTGATCCATATATTAAGAAAAAGATTAAGGAAGAGCAGCAAAGTATAGAAGAAGAAGTAGGTCTCGGGCCATACAAGCAGTATAGTCCTTGGACTGTACACGATAGTACCCACGACCAATGGAATATAAACAAAAGTGGTTTAGCAAACCGAGGTACGAAATTTGCCAGAGTACCTACTGTACAAGTACATCCACCGATTTCATCAACTCCGTCGTGGTACGTGCAGCCATCGTACGATTGGCAAAATCCATCTTGGACACAAATGCCTCCTATGGAACCCACGGTTAAACCTCTTTCTGCAACTACAAGTTTACCG TCCGAGATTTTGGAGACAAAACTTTCGTCTCTAACAGTGAATGGCGTTTGTGATCTTATCGATAAGATCGAAAGTCTAAATTTAAATCTAGCACCTCAGTACAAAAATGTTATTAAAGAAAATAACATTAACGGCAGAGTTCTACTGCATTGTGATCTGCAAGAGTTGAAAAAA GTTCTTAAAATGGCATTTGGGGACTGGGAGCTTTTCCGCATGGTAATTGTTTCATTAAGAGAATTAGAGTTATCTTCATTTACTACACATGAAGAAGGTCCTCGAAGCGTCAGATTCACTGTAGGTTCAGAACAAATTCAAAGAAAAG ACAGTAGTTCAATGCGTGGGCCCTCACACGTCGAAAAAGAGAAAGGAACATCAAGAACCGATGGTCCATCTAGACGAGATCAAACTAAGCAATCTATTATGGAAAAACAA TTTTATTCTCGTTACGCTCGTACTTGGTTATAG